The genomic region CTGAGCTACTGGGCCAACTACTAAGTAAGTTTTAACTAACACTTACTGGTTAATTATATAATTAATTTGTTTAGTTGTCAACTGTTTAATACATTTTATTATATAAATTTTCCAAATCACCTTTATTAAATTTATATTCGCGCTTACAATAATCACAAATTATAGATTCATCCTTACCTTCATCTATTATATTTCTAAGTTCAAGCTTTCCTAAACTTATCAAAGCTCTCTCAACCCTATCAATCGAACAATCACATTTATAATCTATAGCATATTCATCTAAAATTTTAAGCCCCATATCATCAAACATAAAATTCAAAATATCATAAATCGTTTCTCCATTTTGAACACGATTTAACGCATTTCCTAAATCATCAAATCTATACGCTATTACATCAGCGAGCATATCCTCAGCTCCAGGTAACATCTGAACCATCAATCCCAATGAATTTTTAACACGTCCATTCATCTCCAAGTCTATATCAACAGAAATTGCTGTAGGTGTCTGTTCAGATAAAGTATAATAATACGCCAAATCATTACAAACATCAGATCTATACAAAGGAACTTTGCTTATATATGGGTTTTTAAGCCCTAAATCTTTTGTAATCACTAAAGATCCACTTCCAATTAAATCACTTATTTTTAAACTTTCACAAAAAGCATCAGAATTTGAAATATATCCCTTAAGTGTTCCATCTCCTCGTGTGACCGCTGTCATATTCTTCAAAGGTCCATTTCCATCAAATTTAATTGTGATGGTATCATTTAATGCTTTATTTGTTGATGAAATCATAGCAGATGATAACATTAATTTTCCAAATGCTATCATAGTAAGTTCATTTAAATTATGTATTTTCTTCACTGTATTTAATAAATCTGTAGAAGTAATCGCAATTATTCTTACAGTTCCATTCTTAGCAACAGCCTTAATAATTTTATCTTCCATAAAAATACCTCATGATAATATTAATCATTTTCTATTCTACAATGTATCAAAAATATTTCAATAAATACAATAAAAAAACACCTGTATATAAACAGATGTTTAATAAATTAATGCAAATCCATTTGAATCAGCTGCCATTTGTCTTTCAACCATGGCTCTTGTCTCTGGTTCTAACTTTTTAAGATCTTCTTCTGTAACCTTTTTAAATATAAGCACAGTTCCTTCACCTTTTTCTATTATTTCATGATTTCCATCTGCACTATATTTAAGTTTAGTTCCTTCCGCTAAAGTAATAATTTCACCATCTTTATAAACACTCTCTTCAGTTGTATTATTATTACCCATATTAACTTGCGGTTTCCTATTTCCTGTTTCTCTCTCAGGTTTAGTTGTATTTGAATCCCCAACAGCACTATTATTATTATTATTTTGATTACCACAAGCTGTGAATGATGTTGATAACCCTACAAATACTGCTAATGACAACAAAATATTTTTAATTAATTTACTCATATGTATTCTCCTCACGTTTTTAAAAAAATAGAACCATCCAAACTAAGAGTTAGATGATTCTATGTTTTGAGTTTTTATATAAATTTATTCATTAATTTTAAGTTGGAGCAGTATTTGCTTATTATTTCTTACAACCAAAACAGTCATAGTATCTTGTACACTTTTCTTAAGCTCATTTATTTGTTCAATAGAAGTTATCTTTGTCCCATTAAACTCAACGATAACATCTCCAGGCATTATTCCAATTTTATCTGATAAGGATCCTCTTTCAACTTCAACAACAAATACTCCAGATGAAACTCCAAATTTAACTGATGCTTGATCAGTTATATTAACACCAGAAAGCCCAAGAGTTATAACTGGTGTGCTTAATTCTTCGAGTTTAAGTTTTGCAATATTTATTGGAATTGCAAATCCAATCCCTTCAACACCTTCAACTGCAATTTTTGCACTATTAATGCCTACTACCTCTCCTTTTAAATTAAGTAGTGGACCTCCACTATTTCCAGGATTAATTGCTGCATCTGTCTGAATAAACGTTGAAATCCCATTACTTGTTTCAACTTTTCGTGATAATCCACTTACAATACCAACAGTTGCACTTCCACTAAATGTCAAATTAAGTGGGCTTCCTATAGCAATTACCCATTCACCAACTCTTGTATTATCTGAAGATCCAAGTTGAAGAACTGTTGAACTTTCAAATCCTGGTGTCGTAACCTCTAAGAGAGCAATGTCATTAACCTTATCTGTATTTATTACTTTTGCAGTAACTTTTTGACCATCATGAAGTATTATATTAACATTTGATGCATTAAGAACAACATGTTGATTTGTTAAAATCTTAGTAGGAGTTATAAAAAATCCACTTCCTATACCGTTAACCTGATTAATTCCATTATAAGAATTTACAATAGAATTAATACTTACTGTAACAACTCCTGGACTAACTGCATCTATAACATCTGCGATACTACCATAACTAGGTATCATTCTTTCTTCTAAACTTGATGTATTAGATAAAAGTTCAGTATTATTCGAAACTTGAAGTTTACTATATACGCTTGTACTAAAAATAAACGTACCAAATAATACAACAAATGCCACTATTAAAGACATAAATGATCTAAAATTTCTCTTTTTCAAATTCCGTACACCCCTTTTTCTCAAAAGTTAAAAAATTCTCATAATTATTAAGTATTAACTAAAACTAATAAAAAAATCTATCTATTTAAAATAATTTTTAACTATTGTTTTAATGAGATGATTAAACAAACTACATACTACTTTTTAATATTTCTCTAACATCATCACGAACTAATTCAACATATTCGCCTATTTTATCATTTATTGGGAATGTATTCTCTACCAAAATTTCCAAACTATCTTCTGTAATGCCACATTCTTTTAAAGATGTTTGTACTCCAATGCTTTTAAAAAATTCTTTAAACTTATTTGCAACCATATGACAAAATTCAATATCTGTTAATTCATCTTGATCAAGATTAAATAATTTTTTGCCTAATTTAATAATTTTATCTGGCTTTTTAGTTGCTACATACTTCATCCAATTTGGAGTAATTATAGCAAGTCCAACTCCGTGAGGAATATCAAATATCCCACTAATAGAATGTTCAATCTCATGAGTTGCCCAATCTCCACCCGCAACAGATAAAGTTCCATTCAATCCAACAAATGAAGTATACATCATAGCTTCTCTCAATTTATAATCATCTAAATTGTCTAAAAGCTTAGGTGCTATCTCCATCATATATGAAATAGATGATTCACAAAATCTATCAACAAGTTCTGCATTTTCTTCAGCATTAAAATATTGTTCTAACAAATGAGATATAGTATCAACGATACCATTTATTGTTTGATTACGTGGAACACTAATTGTATATGTTGGGTCTAATATTGAAAAAACTGGAAAAGTAAATGGCCTATGAGCAAATCCTACTTTTTGATTATTCTCATCATTTGTTATAACGCTGTTAGGATTCATTTCTGTACCCGTGGCAGACAAAGTTAAAATAGATCCCAAAGGTATTCTATCTACAGGAAACTCTTTTTTTATTATTAAATTCCATACATCTGTATCACTTTTTGCTCCAATAGAAATAGCTTTGGATGCATCAATTACACTTCCACCTCCAACAGCCAAAATAAATTCAACATTTTTATCTCTGCATATTTTAATACCATTTCTTACGCTAGAAAGTTTTGGATTAGGTTCAATCCCACTTAACTCATGTATTTCACAATCTAACTTTTCTAATATAGCTCTAACCTCATCATATAAACCATTTTTCTTTATACTTAAAGAGCCATAAGTCAATAATACCTTAGTTCCTTTCTTGATTTCATCATTTAGAAATCCTATCTTCCCACGTCCAAAATAAACTTTAGTTGGATTATGAAATGTAAAATTCATTTAATCACCTCTTTTTAATACTCATAAGTAAATTATAACCTATAGTAAAGCAAAAAAACAGATTGAATAAATCAATCTGTTTTTTTATAATATGTAATTACTTATTCCACTCTAAAATGGATTTCTTATTATCCTTATTTTCTTCATTTTTCGAAGTCAATTCGATGTTGAAAGGAACAAATACATATATACCTTTTTCAATTTCTTGTAGCTCGGCATTTAAAACATAACTTGCCCCACATAAAAAATCCAACATCCTATATGATATTTTATTATCTAATGAAGTTGTATTAATTAAAACAATTTTTCTTTCTTTTAAATCTTCACAAATACCTAAAACATCACTATAAACGACAGGCTTAATAATCTTCATTTTTGTGTCACTATAAAATCCATCATTCCCCCCTTTATTTACTATAGATTTAAAATTAGTAACCTTTCCGTAGTCATTATTTATATCGCCCTTAACATCTACATCTTCATCAGAATCGTCATCAAATTCAAACTCGCCATCTTTAAGTCCAAAGAAACCCCAAACCTTATCAGCAGCATTCTTTAATCCCATAAATACTCCTCCTTAATTACAAAACTAACTATACAAAACTAAAAATTACTATAAGTTCTTAATTTATTGTTATCCAATCATGTGAAATATATTTTAAATTAAACAATAACATTTTTTTAAGGTATTTTCTGTGATTCCTGTAGTATTATGGAAATACTTGATTTTTAACTTAACATAAACTTTTAATCACATTTTTAAAATGTTTAGGAAGACTCGACTTAAATTCAATATATTTATTTGACGTAGGATGAATAAAACCAATGAGCCTAGCATGAAGCAACTGACCATTTCTATAAATATTTTCATTCTTAATTCCATAAATAGGATCTCCAACCAAAGGAAAACCCAAATGACTCATATGAAGTCGAATTTGATGAGTCCTGCCAGTGTGCAATTTACATTTAACAAGAGTGCATCGTCTATATCTTCTCAAAACTTTATACTCAGTTATTGCCTCTTTTCCTTTTTGTACTACAGCCATCTTAATCCTATTTTGGGGATTTCTACCAATATTTGTTTTAATCAGACCTTCTGATTTTTTTATAACACCGTGAACAAGTGCCACATATTCACGTCTAATTGAATGAATCTTAAACTGCTCGCTCAAAAATTTATGCGATAAATCATTTTTTGCTACAACTAAAAGTCCTGAAGTATCTTTATCAATTCTATGTATTATTCCTGGTCGCTCAACTCCATTTATAGAAGACAAATCTTTACAATAATACATAAGAGCATTAACTAATGTATCTTTATAAATATTTTGTGCAGGATGGACAATCATTCCTTGTTCTTTATTAACAATAATAACATCACTATCTTCATAAACAATATCAAGAAATATATCTTGTGCTAATATATCAAGACGCTTAATATCAAAATCTAAAATTGAAACTACATCACCAATTTTCACTTTATATCCAGACTTAATGACCTTTTTATTAACAAGTATCTTTTCATCGCTAATAAGTCTCTGAATAAAACTTCTAGTATAAGATTCACCTAAATAATCTAAAATAAATTTATCAATTCTTTCATTTAAATTATTTTCATTATCAATAATAATTTCTTTCATACATATCTTCCTAATTTTTATATAAACAAAAAGCACCTAATGAAATAATCACTTAGGTGCCAACTAAATAAAATCAACTCTCACTTATAAAAAATTTCTTAATATTCTCAAGATCGGAATCAACATCTTGCGATGTTTTAAGTCTTGACGATACATTTTCATGTTCAAAAGAATTATCATCAAGATTTGTTTGTACAGTAACATCATTTTCATTAGATATTATTTCTGTATTATCTTGCTCTATTTCTTTATCCTTAAAAGCTATCCCATCATCTTCAGAATTTGCTTTATCCCTAACATTATTCAAATTATAATTCTTAATAAAATCTTTCTCCAAATCTTCAAAAGTATCCATTTGAACAGTAATAAAGTTTCTAAACTTCGCTCTAAATTTTACAAATTCTTGCTTAAGCCTATCATATTCTTGAGTTATAGAAACAACATCTGTATGAGCTTTATCCAAAATTTTCTTAGCAGAATCATTTGCATGCTTAATAACCATATCAGCTTCTTTTTGAGAAGAAACTTTCGCCTGCTCAGCAGCATTTTGTGCTAATAATAAAGTATTTTGAATAGTTGACTCAATTTTTGAATAATGCTCAATTTTTTCATTCATAGCATTAATCTTCTCTTTAAGAAGAGAATTCTCCTTAAAAAGCTCCTCATAATCTTCAACAATCTGATCTAGAAACTCATCTACTTCTTCAGGGTCATACCCCCTAAGCATTTTTCTGAATTCTTTATTTGTAATATCAACCGGAGTTATCTTCACACTCTTCACCTCAAATAATAAATTTAAATAAACTTGTCTACAATTATCTTATTTTTATTTTTAGATGTACTTCCTAAACTCTCTTTAAATTTAAATTTACCAAATCCAGCTATAACGATTATATCATTTTCACAAACTTTCCTATCTGGATTTGATTCAAAAATTCCATTTATCTTAACTTTACCTTCTTTTACAATAGCCTTTGCTTTATCCCTAGAAAGATTTATCAAAGACGATACTATATTATCAATACGAAGTGACGATACAATTTTATATAGAATTTCGAATCTTTTCTGAGGTAACCTATTAAATAACTCGACTGTAACATTAACTGGAGAATATCTAACTTTTGTTAAATTTTGAACTATATAATTCACAAAATCACTAACTACTGGCGTATAAACACAATTACCTTCTATAACTAAATCACCTATTTTTTCTCTAGAAAATCCTAATGACATAATGCTTCCTAAAAAATCCCTATGTGATAATTTGCTAAATTTATCATTGTAAGATATCTTTACCACCTTCGCAGCATTATCAAAAATCGAAACGTCAATACTTGCTAACGAAAAAGCAATTAAACATCTCTCAGCATCATCAGAAAAACCATAACCCGAAACATTAAGCTCTTTGCTAGATAAAAAATTTTTAAGAGTGTTGCAAACATTAATTGTATAAAATTCATTTGTAACAATCGTTCTTCCACTTTTCAGTGCCGATACATACAACGAAAACAGCTTGTCTGCATCTTCAATAGAATTACCACAACTTTTTATAAAATCATTCTTAGATAACAATTTTTACTTCGCCCAACTAAACAAACTACTCTTAGTTTGTATTTCTTTTTTAAGCTCATTAGTAACTTCAACATTTGAAGGAGCCAATATGTAAATTGATTTTTCAACCTCTTGAAATTCAGCATCAAGAGCATAGCTTGCCCCACATAAGAAGTCAACTGTTCGTTGAGCAACCTTAGGTTCTAAAATTGTTGCATTAACGATAACTATTTTTCTATTTTTTAAGTCATCACAAATGCCTAACACTTCTTCATAAGCAACAGGTTTTATGATAGTCATTCTAGCCAAACTATTTCCTGTGTGTAAGTTAACAACCTTACCATTCAAATTTTGTGATTCCATTGTATTATTTTGTTTATTCATTGAAAAAATCTCATCATCATTATTTTGTTTAATTTCCTTTTCTAAGGAATCCTCATATTCATCTTTCAAACCAAAAAAGCCCCATACCTTTTCAGCTGCATTTTTTAATGCCATACTATCTCTTACCTTCCCCCATAAATTTTCACATTGTTTAGTTAAAATATTCTATAAAAGTTCATAAAATCCTTCTTAAAAATATAGAAAATTTTTATATTATTGAAGCGAAACAACAGGATGACTTTTAGTTCTAACATCAATATATCCTGTCATTTTATTATATCCTTCATTAGAATTAATAGTATTTATAGCAATATTTAATTTTTGTCTAAGATCTGAATTATTTCCTATCTTAATTATTATATTTTTATATCCTATAACAACGTTATAAATATCTGTTAAATCAATATAATCAAATTTTATATTCGTTTTATTTAGCTTAAGTAAACTGCTCATGTTTTTAATCCAATCTAATTCTCTACTACCATCTTCAAACAATTGATCTCCAATATTTAAGTTTCCTGAAAATTCAATTCCCTTTATTTCTAAAATTTCAAAATCTTCTTTATAATCCAACACATCAACTAGCACTGAATTTGAATCAAATATGTAAAATGAACCATTAAAATAAACATAATAATCTATAACTTTTTCCTCAAGAATAATGTTTAATTTATTTGGAAACTTTTTCTTGTATGTAACACTCTCAACATATTTATTTTGCCTTAAAGTTGTAAGATTCTGCTCTATAGAATGAAATAGAAGATTTTTATTATATAACATATTTAGTTCTTGCTTTACATACTCCGGAGATAAAAGCTTATTTCCACTAACATCTATATACTTTATATTAAACAACGGTGAATTAATTAAAACTAATAAAAATATCACAAATATTAAAAATAATAAGATAATTCTTCTAATTAAAAATATTCTTCGTCTTCTTATCAATCTATTCTTATTTATTATTTTCTTATCCATATAATATAAGTTTACCTCGTATCGCTACCATTTGACCCTATTTCTAGATACATTTAAAAGAATTCCAACGGCTGTCATATTAAACAACAATGATGACCCTCCATAACTTATAAATGGAAGTGGAACTCCAGTAACAGGCATAGTACCAGTAACAACAGCTAAATTTATAATTGCCTGTATTGCAATAACAGATGTTATTCCCATTGCAAGTAATGTTCCAAAATTATCTTTACATTTTATAGCAATAACAATTCCTCTCCATATCAAAATTGCAAATAAAAATATAATTATTAACCCTCCTAAAAATCCTGTTTCTTCTGCTATAACTGAAAATATAAAATCATTATGTGGTTCAGGCAAATAATAAGCCTTTTGTCTAGACATTCCAAATCCTAAACCTAAAAATCCTCCAGAACCTAATGCTAATAATGACTGAATCAATTGATATCCATCTCCCCTAGGATCTGCCCATGGATCCATAAAACTCATAAGTCTCTTCAATCTATAAGGAGCTGCAAGTATAAGAGTCATACCAGCTGCAAGACCAATACCACCTAACGTAAAAAGATGCTTCTTTTTAGCCCCCGATACTGTTATAAGAATAAATGCAACAAACATTATAACAGATGTTATGCTGAGATTCTTTTCGGCAAGAACAAGTCCTGCAAAAATTCCGGCTACCATAAGTGTTGGAAACACTCCTGACCAAAATTTCTTTATTTCATCCCCTTTCTTATCCAAACTCCTCGCAAGATATATAACTACAACATACTTTGCCATTTCAGATGGTTGAAGCGACAAAGGTCCTAACTGTATCCATCTTTGAGCTCCATTTATTGGAGGAAATAAGAAAACCAACAATAAAAGTATTATTGTTATTATCATCAACGTTACAACAAGTCTTGGATTTCTAAATTTATGGTAATCCCACCTTATAAAGAAAACTATAGATACAGCACCCGCAAATACAAATATCAATTGTCTTTTTAAATAATACATACTATCTTGAAGTTCATTGGCAGCCCTATAAGAACTTGCACTATATATCATTATCGCCCCAATAGCAACAAGAAGTATTACGGTATAAAATAAAATGTAATCAATCTCACCATCTGCCTTGTTTAATTTAAAAAGTCTAGATATTCTAGTACTTTTAGGATTCAATTCATTTTCGTTATTTTCCATACAAGCGTCATTCCTTTCACAGCATTAAAAAAGACAAAATGCATGCTATTAATGTAATTGTACCGAACACATAAACAATTTTGTTTTCGCTCCAACCCAAATGTTCAAAATGGTGATGTATAGGTGCCATCTTAAACACTCTCTTCTTCGTTAACTTGTATACTAAAACTTGAATGATAACGGATAATGTTTCAATAACATAAATAATTCCTACAAAAATCATTATAACTTCAATTTTAAATATAAATGCGATTGCTGCAATCGCTCCACCCAGAGCAAGAGATCCTGTATCACCCATAAAAACCTTGGCAGGATTGACATTAAATATTAAAAATGCCATTAATGCTCCAACAAGTATGAATGCAAAAATGCTTAAATCAATTTTCCCAATCATAAATCCAACTACAAACAAAAACAACAATACAATTATTGATACAACTGTAGCTAGTCCATCTAATCCATCTGTTAAATTAACAGCATTAGTTACACCAGTAAAATAAACAAACAAAAACGGTAAATAAAAAAATGATAAATTTATAGTACTATTTAAAAATGGAATATATATCATCCTAAAGTCTTGATAATCTTTAGTGGTAAAATATATAGCCAAACTTATAATAATCAATAATGCCATCTTTTGATATGCTCTTAAACCCAAATTATTTTTTCGTAAAATCTTTAGATAATCATCCAAAAATCCAACAAATCCAAAAGATAAAAATATACCTAAAGCTATAATAACTTCATTAGAAAATGTCCCAACATAAATTATTGAATATAAGATCGTAACTATTGTTGTAGCAACTATAAAAATTAAACCACCTATTGTTGGTGTTCCTTGTTTTTTTAAATGGGATTGTGGTCCCTCTTCTCTTATACTTTGTCCATATTTCATACGATGTAAAATTGGAATTAAAATTTTGCCTAATATGTACGCTAAAACAAATGAACAAATCAAAGGAAGAACTAATAATACTAATATTTCCATAAATACGCCTAAACTTATACAGCCATATAAGTTTAGTCCCTCCCTTTCATTTCTTAAAATATATTTTTTATACTCTCAACAACTCGCTCGAGTTTAGCTGATCGAGAAGCTTTAACAAGCACAGTTTCATTCCCATTTAAGATGCTCTTTATATTTTTTTCAAACTCTTCTACATCCTCAAATAAAAAGCAATTTTCTTTGCTATTAAAATTAATACAATACTCATTTCTATATTTCCCAATGGCTATCAGTTTATCTGATCTACCATTAACATACTCAGAAATTTCTCTGTAATATTTATCTGCAAACTCTCCGATCTCTGCCATATCACCTAAAATACATACTTTTTCATTTTGGTATAAAGAAAGTATATCTAATGCACTCTTAATAGAAGTTGGACTCGCATTATAACAATCATTTATAATCGTAATATCTTTATATTTAATTATCTCCTGCCTCATACTAGCTGGAGTTAATGAATCAAATTTATTTCTAACAACATCCATGGGAATATTAAAGATTTCACATAATTTAAACGCGATAAGAGAATTTAGTACATTATGTTTACCATTGATTGGCAATGCAACTGTTTCATTCTTTCCATTATATAAAACATCGAATTTAATCTTATTTAATGATATTTCCTCATTACTCGCATACATATCACATTCTTCAGAAAATCCGATCCTACTAACTATAAAATCTGACGACTGAACTGTCTTTAATAAATCATCCTCATTATTTACAATTAAAATATCATCTTGATCAAAATAATTTACTATCTCCATTTTAGCTTTGAATATATTTTCCTTCGTTTTCAAAAACTCTATATGACTTACTCCAATGTTTGTTATAACCCCAATATGTGGCCTTAAAATACTCACTAAATGATCAATCTCACCCATCTTGTTCATTCCAACTTCAAATACACCAATTTCAGCATCATCATCGATATTAACAAGGGACATAGGCATACCCAAATGATTATTAAGATTTCCAAAACTTTTATAAACTTTATAATTTGAAGATAAAAAATCATAAATCAAATCTTTTGTAGTCGTCTTACCCACTGATCCTGTTACAGCTATCAAATCTATATCTAATTTTGACCTTACATAAATAGCAAGATTATTAAGTGCCTCAAGTGTATTGTCAACTAATATAATGGAAACATCATAAGGATCAAATTCTTTATCAACAAAATAATTTCTATCAATAATACAGAGCTTAACTCCTTTCTTTATTGCATCAAAAATATACTTATTACCA from Candidatus Arthromitus sp. SFB-mouse-Japan harbors:
- a CDS encoding UDP-N-acetylmuramoyl-tripeptide--D-alanyl-D-alanine ligase gives rise to the protein MTLNIEEIVKCVFGDLLIKGTYREFNKISIDTRTINDQDIFLAIRGENFDGNKYIFDAIKKGVKLCIIDRNYFVDKEFDPYDVSIILVDNTLEALNNLAIYVRSKLDIDLIAVTGSVGKTTTKDLIYDFLSSNYKVYKSFGNLNNHLGMPMSLVNIDDDAEIGVFEVGMNKMGEIDHLVSILRPHIGVITNIGVSHIEFLKTKENIFKAKMEIVNYFDQDDILIVNNEDDLLKTVQSSDFIVSRIGFSEECDMYASNEEISLNKIKFDVLYNGKNETVALPINGKHNVLNSLIAFKLCEIFNIPMDVVRNKFDSLTPASMRQEIIKYKDITIINDCYNASPTSIKSALDILSLYQNEKVCILGDMAEIGEFADKYYREISEYVNGRSDKLIAIGKYRNEYCINFNSKENCFLFEDVEEFEKNIKSILNGNETVLVKASRSAKLERVVESIKNIF